From a single Nicotiana tabacum cultivar K326 chromosome 8, ASM71507v2, whole genome shotgun sequence genomic region:
- the LOC107786400 gene encoding peroxisomal fatty acid beta-oxidation multifunctional protein AIM1-like, whose translation MAEVKVTMEVGTDGVAVITISNPPVNALAIQIFAGLKEKWNEAAKRNDVKAIVLTGHGGRFSGGFDINVFQKVHTTGDISLLPGVSIDLVVNTMEDGKKPAVAAVEGLCLGGGLELALGCHARIAAPRTQLGLPELSLGVLPGSGGTQRLPRLIGLSKAIEMMMTSKPIMSEEGKKLGLIDAIVPSTELLKVARQWALDIAERRKPWMRSLHRTDKIGSLSEAREVLKSARQQVKQTARNMPQHLACLDVIEEGIVHGGYNGVLKEAQVFEDLVLSDTSRGLVHVFFAQRATSKVPNVSDIGLKPRPMKKVAIIGGGLMGSGIATALVLSNIFVILKEINPEYLQKGIKAVEANIRGLVARKKLQQDKANKALSIVKGVLDYSEFKDVDMVIEAVIENVPLKQQIFSDIEKVCPPHCILATNTSTIDLNLIGEKTRSQDRVIGAHFFSPAHVMPLLEIVRTEKTSAQAILDLMAVGKSIKKVPVVVGNCTGFAVNRTFFPYSQSAHTLANLGVDVYRIDAQITSFGLPIGPFQLQDLAGYGVAVATGKEFTSAFPDRTFKSPMLDLLIKSGRNGKNNGKGYYIYKKGEKPKPDPSVLPIIEESRRLTNIMPGGKPISVTDQEIVEMILFPVVNEACRVLEDGVVVRASDLDVASVLGMSFPSYRGGIVFWADTVGADHIYKSLKKWSELYGNFFKPSRFLEERAANGVPLSAPASTPSSSSRSRM comes from the exons ATGGCGGAAGTGAAAGTGACGATGGAAGTTGGAACTGACGGTGTTGCCGTTATCACGATTTCTAATCCTCCAGTTAATGCTCTTGCAATTCAAA TTTTTGCTGGATTAAAGGAGAAATGGAACGAAGCAGCTAAGAGAAATGATGTCAAAGCTATTGTTTTGACTG gacatggtgggaggtTTTCTGGTGGTTTTGACATCAATGTCTTCCAAAAGGTTCATACGACAG GAGATATTTCTTTACTGCCTGGTGTTTCTATTGATCTCGTGGTGAACACTATGGAAG ATGGAAAGAAGCCTGCAGTTGCTGCCGTGGAAGGACTTTGTCTTGGTGGTGGCTTGGAATTGGCATTG GGATGCCATGCACGCATTGCTGCGCCAAGAACACAACTTGGGTTGCCAGAGCTTAGCCTTGGAGTTCTTCCTGGCTCTGGAG GTACACAACGTCTTCCAAGGCTTATAGGGTTGTCAAAGGCCATTGAGATGATGATG ACGTCCAAACCAATAATGTCAGAAGAAGGGAAGAAGCTAGGTCTCATTGATGCAATTGTCCCTTCAACAGAGTTGTTGAAAGTAGCTAGACAGTGGGCACTTGACATTGCAGAACGGCGCAAACCTTGGATGCGTTCCCTTCACAGGACCGACAAAATTGGTTCCCTTTCAGAAGCACGGGAGGTACTGAAGTCGGCTAGGCAACAAGTGAAGCAAACAGCTCGGAATATGCCTCAGCACTTGGCATGCCTTGATGTAATTGAAGAAGGCATAGTCCATGGTGGATATAATGGGGTTCTCAAG GAAGCTCAAGTATTTGAGGACCTAGTATTATCAGATACGTCAAGAGGTCTTGTTCATGTATTTTTTGCCCAACGGGCTACATCAAAG GTACCTAATGTATCTGATATTGGTCTGAAACCAAGGCCAATGAAGAAAGTTGCCATAATAGGTGGAGGTTTAATGGGTTCAGGCATAGCTACCGCTCTAGTTCTGAGCAACATATTTGTTATTCTCAAGGAAATTAATCCCGAGTATCTTCAAAAGGGGATAAAAGCAGTTGAAG CAAACATACGAGGATTGGTAGCGAGAAAGAAGTTGCAGCAGGACAAAGCAAACAAAGCTCTCTCAATTGTTAAAGGTGTACTGGATTACTCAGAATTTAAGGATGTGGATATGGTCATAGAG GCTGTCATTGAAAATGTTCCGCTAAAACAACAAATCTTCAGTGATATTGAGAAGGTCTGTCCTCCTCACTGTATTTTGGCAACCAATACATCTACCATTGACCTCAACCTGATTGGAGAAAAGACGAGATCTCAAGATCGGGTTATAGGGGCACACTTTTTTAG TCCTGCTCATGTGATGCCTCTGCTGGAGATAGTACGGACCGAGAAGACATCTGCACAGGCAATTCTCGACCTCATGGCTGTTGGCAAATCAATAAAGAAAGTACCTGTTGTAGTGGGAAACTGTACTGGTTTTGCTGTGAATAGGACATTCTTTCCATATTCCCAGAGCGCACATACTCTCGCCAATCTTGGAGTAGATGTCTACAGGATTGATGCGCAAATCACTAGCTTTGGTCTCCCTATTGGTCCATTCCA GCTTCAGGATTTGGCTGGATATGGAGTAGCTGTTGCTACAGGGAAAGAGTTTACTTCGGCTTTTCCTGATAGAACATTTAAGTCTCCAATGCTTGACCTTCTAATAAAAAGTGGGCGAAATG GTAAAAACAATGGAAAAGGATACTACATTTACAAGAAGGGAGAGAAGCCAAAACCTGATCCTTCAGTGCTTCCAATTATTGAGGAGTCCAGAAGGCTCACTAATATTATGCCTGGAGGAAAG CCAATATCTGTTACCGATCAAGAAATTGTTGAGATGATACTCTTTCCCGTTGTGAACGAGGCATGTCGTGTTTTGGAAGACGGGGTTGTAGTCCGGGCATCAGACCTTGATGTCGCTTCTGTACTTGGAATGAGTTTCCCATCTTATAG